A genomic window from Pyxicephalus adspersus chromosome 2, UCB_Pads_2.0, whole genome shotgun sequence includes:
- the C2H5orf24 gene encoding UPF0461 protein C5orf24 homolog isoform X1 yields MFRRQDLPGMHVRETFTCTGVSDPFVLDAQNIKKMMRPVTNNNMTFCGSGKSSCLSQDSMRSVEQFGLYTTQQSKYSHTVSQKSISCQTQETINETHLQTTSSRDLDTKNDLKKKKTLGRSGKRGRPSGTTKLAGYRTSTGRPLGTTKAAGFKTSPGRPLGTTKAAGYKVSPGRPPGSIKALSRLANLGYTSNNAAFPYPTALNRGLHSVVDTNIKHPVE; encoded by the exons ATGTTCAGACGTCAGGATCTCCCTGGAATGCATGTACGTGAAACCTTTACCTGCACGGGTGTTTCCGATCCATTTGTTCTGGATGCACAAAATATCAAG AAAATGATGCGTCCTGTCACTAACAACAATATGACTTTCTGTGGAAGTGGCAAATCTTCTTGCCTCAGCCAAGACAGCATGAGAAGTGTAGAACAGTTTGGCTTGTACACAACCCAGCAGAGCAAATACAGCCACACTGTCAGCCAAAAGTCCATCTCTTGTCAGACACAAGAAACTATTAATGAAACACATTTGCAGACCACATCCAGCAGGGATCTggacacaaaaaatgatttaaagaaaaagaaaaccctCGGACGGTCTGGAAAGCGTGGCAGACCTTCTGGAACCACCAAATTGGCAGGATACCGAACCAGCACTGGGAGACCTTTGGGGACCACTAAAGCTGCTGGCTTTAAGACAAGTCCTGGCAGACCACTGGGCACAACCAAAGCCGCTGGATACAAAGTCAGCCCAGGGAGACCTCCAGGTAGCATAAAAGCTCTATCACGGCTTGCAAATCTAGGTTACACAAGTAACAATGCAGCTTTCCCCTACCCCACAGCACTTAACAGAGGACTCCATTCTGTTGTGGATACCAACATCAAACACCCTGTTGAGTAA
- the C2H5orf24 gene encoding UPF0461 protein C5orf24 homolog isoform X2 encodes MFRRQDLPGMHKMMRPVTNNNMTFCGSGKSSCLSQDSMRSVEQFGLYTTQQSKYSHTVSQKSISCQTQETINETHLQTTSSRDLDTKNDLKKKKTLGRSGKRGRPSGTTKLAGYRTSTGRPLGTTKAAGFKTSPGRPLGTTKAAGYKVSPGRPPGSIKALSRLANLGYTSNNAAFPYPTALNRGLHSVVDTNIKHPVE; translated from the exons ATGTTCAGACGTCAGGATCTCCCTGGAATGCAT AAAATGATGCGTCCTGTCACTAACAACAATATGACTTTCTGTGGAAGTGGCAAATCTTCTTGCCTCAGCCAAGACAGCATGAGAAGTGTAGAACAGTTTGGCTTGTACACAACCCAGCAGAGCAAATACAGCCACACTGTCAGCCAAAAGTCCATCTCTTGTCAGACACAAGAAACTATTAATGAAACACATTTGCAGACCACATCCAGCAGGGATCTggacacaaaaaatgatttaaagaaaaagaaaaccctCGGACGGTCTGGAAAGCGTGGCAGACCTTCTGGAACCACCAAATTGGCAGGATACCGAACCAGCACTGGGAGACCTTTGGGGACCACTAAAGCTGCTGGCTTTAAGACAAGTCCTGGCAGACCACTGGGCACAACCAAAGCCGCTGGATACAAAGTCAGCCCAGGGAGACCTCCAGGTAGCATAAAAGCTCTATCACGGCTTGCAAATCTAGGTTACACAAGTAACAATGCAGCTTTCCCCTACCCCACAGCACTTAACAGAGGACTCCATTCTGTTGTGGATACCAACATCAAACACCCTGTTGAGTAA
- the C2H5orf24 gene encoding UPF0461 protein C5orf24 homolog isoform X3, with the protein MFRRQDLPGMHVRETFTCTGVSDPFVLDAQNIKKMMRPVTNNNMTFCGSGKSSCLSQDSMRSVEQFGLYTTQQSKYSHTVSQKSISCQTQETINETHLQTTSSRDLDTKNDLKKKKTLGRSGKRGRPSGTTKLAGYRTSTGRPLGTTKAAGFKTSPGRPLGTTKAAGYKVSPGRPPGKKQQAFMCSSDA; encoded by the exons ATGTTCAGACGTCAGGATCTCCCTGGAATGCATGTACGTGAAACCTTTACCTGCACGGGTGTTTCCGATCCATTTGTTCTGGATGCACAAAATATCAAG AAAATGATGCGTCCTGTCACTAACAACAATATGACTTTCTGTGGAAGTGGCAAATCTTCTTGCCTCAGCCAAGACAGCATGAGAAGTGTAGAACAGTTTGGCTTGTACACAACCCAGCAGAGCAAATACAGCCACACTGTCAGCCAAAAGTCCATCTCTTGTCAGACACAAGAAACTATTAATGAAACACATTTGCAGACCACATCCAGCAGGGATCTggacacaaaaaatgatttaaagaaaaagaaaaccctCGGACGGTCTGGAAAGCGTGGCAGACCTTCTGGAACCACCAAATTGGCAGGATACCGAACCAGCACTGGGAGACCTTTGGGGACCACTAAAGCTGCTGGCTTTAAGACAAGTCCTGGCAGACCACTGGGCACAACCAAAGCCGCTGGATACAAAGTCAGCCCAGGGAGACCTCCAG